The genomic region GGCTGTTTGTGCGCAGGGGCCTGCTCTCGTCTAACCTCGACCTCAAATATCGCCCCCAGGCCGATGACCCGCTCACCGTGCGCGGTACGGCCCGGCTGCGCAATGGCGACATTGTGCTCAGCGATTTGCCCTCAGCTATCCAAGACATCAATGGCACCCTGCTGCTCAATGGGGTGGGCGGCACCCTGGAGAATAGCTCCCTCAAATTTGGCCCGATTTTGGTCAAGGCCACAGGCCGCGTAGATGTTCACCGAGGCCACGACATGGCCATCACCATTCCCGAAGTGAGTGTGGCTGAGGTGGCCGAGGCCTTTGCCCAACCCCTGCCGGTGGAGGCCGCCGGACGGTTTCGGGTTGAAACCCAGGTGAGTGGGCCGCTGAAGCTGCCCCAGGTGTCGGGCCGTTTGGCCAACCTGGGAACCGTGCAGCTCGATCGCCTGGGGTTCGCCAGCATTGCGGCCCAGTTTGGGGCCACCCTCGACGGCGCTACCCTGCACCAGGCGACGCTGCGCCCCGCAACTGGCGGCACCATCACCGCCCAGGGTAAGGCCCTGTTCAACGGTGCCCTCCAGGATCTCTACAGAAATCGTCGCCGTCAGCGGCCGGACAACCCCTCCCTCCCTTCCCCAGATCTGGAGCTGACGGCCCAAACCGATCTGCCCCTCGATGGCCTGGTAACTCTCTACGGCTTGACCCTGCCCGACACCTGGCGACTGGGGCCACTGCTGGCCGAGGCCCGGCTCTTTGGCCCGCTGGAGAATCTTCAGGGAGAAGCCGACTGGCAACTGCCCCAGTCCACCTTTCCGGGGCAGGGTCGGGTGCGCTACGGCGATCGCCTGATCACCGCCGACGATACGGTCTTTGAGCTGGGGGCGGGGAAATTGCAGGCCAGGGCGATCGCCGACCTCAGCCACCTCAACTGGCAGGCCACTCTATCGGGTAACAGCCTGGCTCTGGCTCTGGTATCGCCCCAGCTCCGAGGCACGCTAGATACCAACCTCCAGGCGGCGGGATCGCTCACAGCGCTCAATCCAGAAGGCATTCGCGCCCAGGGCCAGGCCCGCTTTTCCCACGCGGTGCCGCTGAATTTGGCGAGTCTGGAGGTGCCCCATGTCAACCTGGCAGGGGTCGATCAAGTGCTGCCGGGCGCGCTTAACACCCGCTTTGCCTGGACGGGCCAGCGATTAGCGATCGCTGAAGCCACCACCCCCAACCTCAGCGCCCAGGGGAGCGTCGATATCCGCTTTTTGCCCCAGCAAAGACTGCCTCAGATCGGCAATATTGACCTGGTTACGCGGCTTTCAGCCATTGATATTGGCAATGCCTACGGGCTAGTCAACGGCCCCACCTGGCTGCGCCCCCGAGGCACCCTCACCTTTGACGGCACCCTGCGCGGCAGCCCAGACGATCCCCGTCTGGCGGGCACCCTGGGGCTGCGCCAGGTGGGCCTGAACGAGGTCACTCTGGTAGAGGCCGTCTCGGGGCTAGTGCAGGCCTCCCGCACCGCTGGGGCCACCGTCAACCTGCGGGGGCAAAGTGAGGCGATTTCTGCCAGCCTTGCCCCGGATCTACGGCCCAACGGCTTTCGGTTGGCCAGCGGCGATTTTGTCGCCAGCGGCCAGCGGCGGGGCAACAGCCTGGATGCAGAAATTCAGAACTTTGACTTGACCGCTGTGGGGCTGCGGCCTGTACCTCGTCCCGATTTGGGGTTTCTGGGAGGCATGCTCAACGCCACGGCTACGCTCGATCTGGCCGATTTGACCAATCCGGCGGCGGTGGCCCAGTTTGTTCTCGATCGCCCCGCTTTGGGCAGGTTTGGGGGCGATCGCCTCACCGGCAATATCCACTATCGCGATGGCCTGGCTCTGCTGACGGGCGGCTCACTCCAGCTCAGCCCCGGCACCGAGTTTAGGGTCACGGGCACTGGGCAGCTGTTTCCCCAGTGGCAGGGCCAGGCCGAGATCACCACCGCTGGGGCCGACTTTCAAGACATCTTGCACGTTCTAAGCCTCTACAGCTACGCCGACGTTAGCCGCCTGCTAAATCCTCTCAAGTTGGGCCGCGCCGCTGATCTGAGCGTTGATGCAGTAGGGGATGCTGATGCACCACTGCGGGAGCAGGCCGAGCTGGCCCAGGTGCTACGGGAAATTGGGCGGGGCCGCGCCGATAGCCGAGCCACTGCCCTGCTCCCCGCCCTCGACCAGCTCGAAGGGCAGGTGGCGGGCCGCCTGGGGGTTAAAGCCTCCCAACGCGAGGGCCTTGCCGCCGACTTTGAGTTCACTGGCCAAAACTGGGTCTGGGGCCGCTACAACTTTGACAACCAGTTTTTGGCGCGGGGGCAACTGCGCGATCGGGTGCTCTCCCTTGACCCCGTCGAGTTTCGGGCCGCAGACACCCGCCTCAGCCTGGTGGGCGATATCAGTTCCCAATCTTCTGATCTGGCTGTCGCTGCCGAAAGATTACCCCTCACCACCGCCGCCACCCTGCTCGAAAGCCCGGTGGAAGTTACTGGCCTGCTGAATCTCGATGCCCACCTCACCGGCCCCTACACCAACCCCAACCTAATCGGTCAGCTGGCGGTGGCCGAAGCCAGCGTCAACCGACAGCCCCTCACCGAAATCAGCAGCGGGTTTGAGTACCAAAACGCCATCCTCAATGTCGAGGGTCGGGTCGTGGGCTCAGCGCCAGACCCCCTCACCTTTGCAGGCCATATTCCCTACGCGCTGCCGTTTATGGCGGTGCGCCCCGCCAGCGACCAGATCAAACTGGAGGCCACCCTTAAAGACGACGCCCTCTCGCTGGTCAACCTCCTCACCCCTGCCCTGGTTTGGGGCGGCGGCAGCGCCACGGTGGATCTGCGCCTCGGGGGCACGCCGCGCCGCCCGCTGCTGTCGGGGGTGGTTGCGTTTGAGAACGCCAGCTTTAGAAGCCCCTGGCTGGGGGCATCCCTCGACCATCTCACCGGGGCGATTCAGCTCCAGGGCACCCAGGTGCGGGTAGACTCGCTCACCGGCAGCCTGTTCGACGGCAGCTTTGCCCTGGCGGGGCAGATTCCCCTAATCGCTGGGGATGCCGCCCCCGATGACCCTGGCCTGCGCCTGGCCCTGGCCGATATCCACTTCAACTACGCCAATGAGGTGCGTAGCCAAATCAATGGCGACCTGGCCCTCACCCGTGCCCTGCTGGCCCCCACCATTGGCGGCCAGGTGCAGCTGCAAAACACCCAGGTGGCCGTGGGGCGCGAGCTGACCGCGCGGGCGAGCGAGGTCTTGAGCAATCCCACCCGTCTGGGCAATCTCAGGGCCAAATTCGCCCAGGCCGCCCCGCTTTTGCCGGTGCAGCTCGACCATCTGCGGGTGACCCTCGACCCGGCGCGGGTCAGGGCGCTGCCGATCTTATCTCTGGGGCTCGCGGGCGATGTGGCCCTCAGCGGCCCGGTGCCAGCAATCGCCGCCGATGGGGCTATCCACCTCACCGACGGCTGGATCAACACCGCCACCGCCGAGTTCTTTCTAGCGCCAGGGCGCGAGAACATCGTGCGCTGGCGGTCAGAGGATGGGTTCGACCCCCACCTCGATGTGGTCTTGGAGACCACAATTCCCCTCCAGCGGCAGTACAGCATCAACACCCTCAACTCCACCACGGGCGCGGCTGAGGTGCCCGATCTCAACCGCCTGGCCAGCAACACCATTCTCGACGAGCTGCAAATCGAGGCGCGGCTCCAGGGGCGGGCCAGCCGTCTGGTCAACAATTTCACCCTGGCCAGCAATCCCCCCTACTCCCAAAACCAGCTCCTGGGCATGGTGACCGGCGGCTGGCTGGCCGGGCTGAGGGGGGCAGAACCGGGTTTGGCCCTGGGGTCTAACCTGCTGGCCGGCTTTACCGCCGACAGTCAGGATGAGATCGCCCGCTCCCTGGGCCTGCGCCGCCTGCGGCTGATTGGCACCACCGTGCTGCCCACCGCCAACAAAGACACCCTGGGGCTGGGGGTAGGGGCCACGGTAGGCATTTCTGAAAATCTCTCGGCCACCCTGGTGCAGGTGCTCAACCAAAATCAGCCGCTTTCCCTTACCGCTCGCTATCGCATCAGCGACAGCTGGAGCATTGGCGGGTCAACCAACGTCAATAACCAGGGTCGAGGGTTTGTCGAATACCGGGTCAATTTTCGGTAACTTTTGTAAAACCTTTTTCGTTACACAGAAAATTCGCCAGCCGCTCTCAATAATAAACATGAAGGTATCTGGCTATCGATCTCGGTGCCTGGAATCGCTACGGTTGCCCCATGAAAAATCGCTGCCTCCCCACCTGTCTAATTCTTCGCAACGTGGGCGTTATCTTGACCCTTGTTGCCAGCAGCGTCCTGTTGGCCGCCGACATCCACGCCTCAGCCAACCAGCAGCCGCAGAAGACGGCGGCCCTGAAGCAAATTTTTGTCTACCAAATTCTGCTGAGTGCAGAACAAAAGCAGCCCTAACGATCAGGTATAACCGTAGCCGCTCTGCTTAGGCGATTTCTAGATAATCGCTACATTGAGGGAAAATCTTTCCCAGAGATTGTCTTAGAACAGCAACCCTAGGAAACGTTCAAACGTTTGAACGTTTCCTAGCACCAGAGCGATTCTCTAAACCCCGATTGCCGAGGGCACCGGGTCTGGCTTCACCTTTTTAGGTCGATTGATTGGATCCATATAAGCCTCCAGACGCTTGAAGACAAAGGAGGCCAGGGACGTCATCACCAGGTAGACGATCGCCACCGCCAGATACACCTCAAAGGCGCGGTAGGTGGTGGCCACGGTGAGCTGACCCTGGCGAAACAGTTCTTCAAAGCCAATCACGGCAGCCAGGCTGGTGTCTTTGATCAGGGTGATGAACTCGTTGCCCAGGGGGGGCAAAATGCGGCGAAAGGCTTGGGGGAAGATCACGTAGCGCATGGTTTCCACGGGGTTCATGGCCAGCGATTCGCCCGCCTCCCACTGACCGCGATCGATGGACTGAATGCCGCCGCGCAGAATTTCGGCCAGGTAGGCGGCCACGTTGAGGCTGAGGGCCAGCACGGCGGCAAAGATGCGGTTAAAGCTGAGGTCAAAGCCCAGGCTCTGGAACAGGGCGGGCAGACCGAAGTAGATCATAAACAGCTGCACCAGCATGGGCGTGCCGCGAAAGAAATCGACGTAGATGCGGCACAGCCAGCGCAGGGGCTTAACGGGCGATATCATGGCAAAGGCCACCAGGGCTCCGCCAATCAGCCCAAAGAAGAACGAAAACGCCGTCAGCAAAATCGTGATCCACGCGCCGCGCATCAGGTTTTGAAACAGCCGTCCCCAGGCCAGGCCCGTGGCGGTGCCGGTATTCGCCAGCGACGGGGCCACTGCGGGCAGCTCGGGCGGGTCAGCCGAAAACCAGCGCTGGTAGATCTCGGCGTAGGTGCCGTCTTGCAGCAGGGTGTCGAGGGCGCTGTTGATTTCGGCTAGGGCCTCAGAGTTTTTGGGCAGGGCGATGCCGTAGTATTCCTCGGTGACCAGCTCGCCGACGATTTTGATGCCCTGGAGGTTGGCCTCGTTGATGGCGTAGAGGGTAACGGGCAGGTCGTTGACCACCGCATCGACCCGGCCGTTGAGCAGCTCTTGCAGGGCCAACGGCGCACTGTCAAAGGTGCTGATGCTGGCCCCTTCCACCTGGGCCGCCTGCTCGGCTCCGGTGGTGCCAATCTGCACGGCAATGCGCTGGCCCGCCAGGTCGTCTAGAGAATTGATGTCGGTGTTGCTCTCGCGCACGGCGATCGCCAGGCCCGCCTCAAAGTAGGGCCGCGAAAAGTCGATGGTCTGGGCCCGCTCGGCGGTGATGGTCATGCCGCTGATCGCCGCGTCGATGGTTTGAGATTGCAGGGCCGGTACCAGG from Nodosilinea sp. PGN35 harbors:
- a CDS encoding ABC transporter permease subunit (The N-terminal region of this protein, as described by TIGR01726, is a three transmembrane segment that identifies a subfamily of ABC transporter permease subunits, which specificities that include histidine, arginine, glutamine, glutamate, L-cystine (sic), the opines (in Agrobacterium) octopine and nopaline, etc.), with the translated sequence MVFRPFGLRWVKRCLALVLGVVLGVGAAQLTGLAQDTPAVWEVGTEPAFPPFEMRDDATGQLTGFDIELMQAIGEAAGREVQFVSLPFDGLVPALQSQTIDAAISGMTITAERAQTIDFSRPYFEAGLAIAVRESNTDINSLDDLAGQRIAVQIGTTGAEQAAQVEGASISTFDSAPLALQELLNGRVDAVVNDLPVTLYAINEANLQGIKIVGELVTEEYYGIALPKNSEALAEINSALDTLLQDGTYAEIYQRWFSADPPELPAVAPSLANTGTATGLAWGRLFQNLMRGAWITILLTAFSFFFGLIGGALVAFAMISPVKPLRWLCRIYVDFFRGTPMLVQLFMIYFGLPALFQSLGFDLSFNRIFAAVLALSLNVAAYLAEILRGGIQSIDRGQWEAGESLAMNPVETMRYVIFPQAFRRILPPLGNEFITLIKDTSLAAVIGFEELFRQGQLTVATTYRAFEVYLAVAIVYLVMTSLASFVFKRLEAYMDPINRPKKVKPDPVPSAIGV
- a CDS encoding translocation/assembly module TamB domain-containing protein, producing MAHEASPDLNRQHSPPQRRWPQRLALVGGALALGGTAICWWGYSLARREIPPFLQRNLSDALGRPIKVGEFERFSPTGVRLGPSIVPPTEDNFSWVRAQALEVNFNPLELLLKRTLRPSLVFVEPQVALKQGFDGEWRIEPPQSVGEEGFFRTELRSLQIRNANLAIGPLSRTSIVELPEGVSSATLVLLENVNLRVRFSGPDNQTMAMVAGGRLNTGAFQIRGEGQIDTRQVNLAIQAQQLPIESVNPLLGGGLFVRRGLLSSNLDLKYRPQADDPLTVRGTARLRNGDIVLSDLPSAIQDINGTLLLNGVGGTLENSSLKFGPILVKATGRVDVHRGHDMAITIPEVSVAEVAEAFAQPLPVEAAGRFRVETQVSGPLKLPQVSGRLANLGTVQLDRLGFASIAAQFGATLDGATLHQATLRPATGGTITAQGKALFNGALQDLYRNRRRQRPDNPSLPSPDLELTAQTDLPLDGLVTLYGLTLPDTWRLGPLLAEARLFGPLENLQGEADWQLPQSTFPGQGRVRYGDRLITADDTVFELGAGKLQARAIADLSHLNWQATLSGNSLALALVSPQLRGTLDTNLQAAGSLTALNPEGIRAQGQARFSHAVPLNLASLEVPHVNLAGVDQVLPGALNTRFAWTGQRLAIAEATTPNLSAQGSVDIRFLPQQRLPQIGNIDLVTRLSAIDIGNAYGLVNGPTWLRPRGTLTFDGTLRGSPDDPRLAGTLGLRQVGLNEVTLVEAVSGLVQASRTAGATVNLRGQSEAISASLAPDLRPNGFRLASGDFVASGQRRGNSLDAEIQNFDLTAVGLRPVPRPDLGFLGGMLNATATLDLADLTNPAAVAQFVLDRPALGRFGGDRLTGNIHYRDGLALLTGGSLQLSPGTEFRVTGTGQLFPQWQGQAEITTAGADFQDILHVLSLYSYADVSRLLNPLKLGRAADLSVDAVGDADAPLREQAELAQVLREIGRGRADSRATALLPALDQLEGQVAGRLGVKASQREGLAADFEFTGQNWVWGRYNFDNQFLARGQLRDRVLSLDPVEFRAADTRLSLVGDISSQSSDLAVAAERLPLTTAATLLESPVEVTGLLNLDAHLTGPYTNPNLIGQLAVAEASVNRQPLTEISSGFEYQNAILNVEGRVVGSAPDPLTFAGHIPYALPFMAVRPASDQIKLEATLKDDALSLVNLLTPALVWGGGSATVDLRLGGTPRRPLLSGVVAFENASFRSPWLGASLDHLTGAIQLQGTQVRVDSLTGSLFDGSFALAGQIPLIAGDAAPDDPGLRLALADIHFNYANEVRSQINGDLALTRALLAPTIGGQVQLQNTQVAVGRELTARASEVLSNPTRLGNLRAKFAQAAPLLPVQLDHLRVTLDPARVRALPILSLGLAGDVALSGPVPAIAADGAIHLTDGWINTATAEFFLAPGRENIVRWRSEDGFDPHLDVVLETTIPLQRQYSINTLNSTTGAAEVPDLNRLASNTILDELQIEARLQGRASRLVNNFTLASNPPYSQNQLLGMVTGGWLAGLRGAEPGLALGSNLLAGFTADSQDEIARSLGLRRLRLIGTTVLPTANKDTLGLGVGATVGISENLSATLVQVLNQNQPLSLTARYRISDSWSIGGSTNVNNQGRGFVEYRVNFR